From a single Fusobacterium ulcerans ATCC 49185 genomic region:
- a CDS encoding sigma-70 family RNA polymerase sigma factor: MQKLSIKELEKEIIVNYKDDDDFREFLDDNIDKELIFDNHYTGSKEFEDIDEFAEETVIDYLEELSNMEVISDEEENNYLKDINESVKEKIIVKNLNEVASIAFNYVKTGIAYMDVVQEGTVGLIKAVDYYDSDKNGDFKNYSKYWISREIVLYIESKVADIRNEFKNFFKNKKENFGKEHHHNHDHDEEHQHNEVYLKEEDILPTIESIEKREKMVEKRIDFFTLENRLSERQMEVLNYYFGFGKNKRFSIFEIEDVLKLESGQGEELFQSALLILSTVEGKMFL, translated from the coding sequence ATGCAGAAATTAAGTATCAAAGAATTGGAAAAAGAAATAATAGTTAATTATAAAGATGATGATGATTTTAGAGAGTTTCTAGATGATAATATAGATAAAGAATTAATTTTTGATAATCATTATACTGGATCAAAAGAATTTGAAGATATAGATGAATTTGCAGAAGAAACTGTTATTGATTATCTTGAAGAGCTTTCTAATATGGAAGTAATAAGTGATGAAGAAGAAAATAATTATTTAAAAGATATAAACGAGTCTGTTAAAGAGAAAATAATAGTAAAAAATCTTAATGAGGTAGCTTCAATAGCTTTTAATTATGTAAAAACTGGAATAGCATATATGGATGTGGTACAGGAAGGAACAGTAGGGCTTATAAAGGCTGTTGACTATTATGATTCTGATAAGAATGGAGATTTTAAAAATTATTCTAAATATTGGATATCAAGAGAAATAGTGCTGTATATTGAAAGTAAAGTGGCAGATATCAGAAATGAGTTTAAAAATTTCTTCAAAAATAAAAAAGAAAATTTTGGAAAAGAACACCATCATAACCATGATCATGATGAAGAACATCAACATAATGAAGTATATTTAAAAGAAGAAGATATTCTTCCTACTATTGAGTCTATTGAAAAGAGAGAAAAAATGGTGGAGAAAAGAATTGATTTCTTTACTTTGGAAAATAGATTAAGTGAAAGACAGATGGAAGTATTAAATTATTATTTTGGTTTTGGAAAAAATAAAAGATTCTCTATCTTTGAAATAGAAGATGTGTTAAAATTAGAGAGCGGACAGGGAGAAGAATTGTTTCAAAGCGCTCTTTTAATTCTTTCAACAGTAGAAGGGAAGATGTTTTTATGA
- the dnaG gene encoding DNA primase, with translation MRYKSEDIDMLVESLRIEEVVGEFVELKKSGSSYKGLCPFHQDTSPSFMVSPSKNICKCFVCGAGGNPIKFYSEYKKISFIEAVEELSKKYGIPIKGIRSSKKSDENYDKYYKIMEDAHSFFKDYIFSNGGREAMEYLAARKLNPKIIKDNELGFAPNKWNELNDHLISKGYELKDLIALGLVKESENGQYDIFRNRIIFPIYSPTGKIIAFGGRTLENNKEVPKYINSPDTPIFKKGKNLYGLERGSMIKKKNYAMLMEGYMDVLSGYLYGFDVALAPLGTALTEEQGKLLKRYTSNIILSFDSDAAGQSATERSGMILKALGFNIRVLVLEGAKDPDEYLKLYGKESFLKCVKNSVEIFDFLFKYYSKEYDLSNMMSKQNFINRFKEFFQSVDTDLEKSLYLDKLSKQLNIEKDILKETLIDKNRKKSRKIEEVLENISISREEAASKLEELTLGLILSKNEYFEYFKNKNVKGSLTRKVFQYLKEREEDSDIVRELKDHVELTKAETDEWEIVICMAINDFSTEERTNKLLEEIFISWFRIELKEKQKNRENISKTIGLKSIELKLNAADGFSKILDIYKEYEEIVNL, from the coding sequence GTGAGATATAAGTCTGAAGATATAGATATGCTGGTGGAAAGCCTCAGAATAGAAGAGGTAGTCGGCGAATTTGTAGAACTGAAAAAATCAGGCTCAAGTTATAAAGGATTATGTCCTTTTCATCAAGATACTTCCCCTTCTTTTATGGTTAGTCCAAGCAAAAATATATGTAAATGTTTTGTTTGTGGGGCTGGCGGAAATCCTATAAAATTTTATTCTGAATATAAAAAGATAAGTTTTATAGAAGCTGTTGAAGAACTTTCTAAAAAATATGGAATACCTATAAAAGGTATCAGAAGCAGCAAAAAAAGTGATGAAAATTATGATAAATATTATAAAATAATGGAAGATGCTCACAGCTTTTTTAAAGATTATATCTTTTCCAATGGTGGAAGAGAAGCTATGGAATATCTGGCAGCAAGAAAACTTAATCCAAAGATTATAAAAGATAATGAACTGGGGTTTGCTCCGAATAAATGGAATGAACTTAATGATCATCTTATCAGCAAAGGATATGAATTAAAAGATCTTATTGCTCTTGGACTTGTAAAAGAGAGTGAAAATGGGCAGTATGATATATTCAGAAATAGGATTATATTTCCAATTTACTCTCCAACAGGGAAAATAATAGCTTTTGGGGGAAGAACACTTGAAAATAATAAAGAGGTTCCTAAATATATAAACTCACCAGATACACCTATCTTTAAAAAAGGAAAAAATCTATATGGATTGGAACGAGGCAGCATGATTAAGAAAAAAAATTATGCTATGCTTATGGAAGGTTATATGGATGTACTTTCAGGATATTTATATGGATTTGATGTAGCTCTGGCCCCTTTAGGAACAGCATTAACTGAAGAACAGGGGAAACTTCTAAAAAGATATACCTCTAATATAATACTTTCTTTTGACTCAGATGCAGCAGGGCAGTCAGCAACAGAAAGATCTGGAATGATACTAAAAGCATTAGGTTTTAATATCAGAGTTCTGGTTCTTGAAGGAGCAAAGGATCCTGATGAATATTTAAAACTGTATGGAAAAGAAAGCTTTTTAAAGTGTGTAAAAAACTCTGTTGAGATATTTGATTTTTTATTTAAGTATTATTCTAAAGAATATGATCTTAGTAATATGATGTCTAAGCAGAATTTTATAAATAGATTCAAGGAATTTTTTCAAAGTGTGGATACTGATCTTGAAAAAAGTTTGTATCTAGATAAATTATCTAAACAACTGAACATTGAAAAGGATATACTTAAAGAGACTTTAATAGATAAAAATAGGAAAAAATCAAGGAAAATAGAAGAAGTTTTAGAAAATATAAGTATATCAAGAGAAGAGGCAGCAAGTAAACTGGAAGAACTCACACTTGGACTTATACTGTCTAAAAATGAGTATTTTGAATATTTTAAAAATAAAAATGTAAAAGGATCTCTGACTAGAAAGGTTTTTCAATATCTTAAAGAGAGAGAGGAAGATTCAGATATAGTAAGAGAACTTAAAGATCATGTGGAATTGACAAAAGCTGAAACAGATGAATGGGAAATTGTAATCTGTATGGCTATAAATGATTTCTCTACAGAGGAGAGAACAAATAAATTATTAGAAGAGATATTTATCTCTTGGTTCAGGATAGAACTGAAAGAGAAGCAGAAGAACAGAGAAAATATTAGTAAAACAATAGGACTTAAAAGCATAGAATTGAAATTGAATGCAGCTGATGGTTTCTCAAAAATATTGGATATATATAAGGAATATGAAGAAATAGTTAATCTATAA
- a CDS encoding peptidylprolyl isomerase: protein MTDNTLIMAIRKFRKQMKPIIWLVTILMVLGGGYATLSSIVGSMSNGHSNYAFKLNGNKISKFEVEKTKATMIDGYSRYLGDKVDRSLIDILAFDEVVNKNLTLEMAEKLKVKVSNSDVNEQFDKIENSIGNKDQFKRMLQVQGYTKNTFKKELKDNLTVEQTLAKIQEGINPTDDEINNYYEDNLYIRFSGKPLAEVRNEVITDLKQTKGIEEYVLLLNKARKDMKLENVSQEYKAYVERSEMEEDGFAVSNIEMAKRTLNNLFITNGDREKARELSKEYYRAQIKLAKIAIERGIKVDETLPLDYKFEEYKKGLFENIKNSLNPTEVQLKEYFEKNKLVYDTFPSSDAYIAILKVDPSAEDKAAAKIKAEELLKTLTPENFAEMAKKNSNGPSSPNGGDLGWFSKKDMVEPFQKAVFAGEIGKIYPEPVETIFGQHLIYIEDRKDDEERAKASHILVVPKISEATLDVKKAEIEAVKEKLANGTVNFETLSKENKDVLQSNLFSKIDDAGYIPGLGYNESLTKLIFDAPLNKVQTALIEDKFYIFKKINEVKYKSADFNELKDRVKDDYLNSKTQEELKKLI from the coding sequence TTGACTGATAATACATTGATTATGGCAATTAGAAAATTTCGTAAACAAATGAAACCTATTATCTGGCTGGTAACTATTCTTATGGTATTGGGTGGAGGATATGCTACTTTATCAAGTATTGTAGGAAGTATGAGTAATGGTCACTCAAACTATGCTTTTAAGTTGAATGGAAATAAAATATCTAAATTCGAGGTAGAAAAAACAAAGGCTACAATGATTGATGGATACTCAAGATATCTTGGAGATAAAGTAGACAGAAGTCTTATAGATATTTTAGCCTTTGATGAAGTTGTAAATAAAAATCTTACATTAGAAATGGCTGAAAAATTAAAAGTTAAAGTTTCTAATAGTGATGTAAATGAACAATTTGATAAAATAGAAAACTCTATAGGAAATAAAGACCAATTTAAAAGAATGCTTCAAGTACAGGGGTATACTAAGAATACTTTTAAGAAAGAGTTGAAAGATAATCTTACAGTAGAACAAACTCTTGCTAAAATACAAGAGGGAATCAATCCTACTGATGATGAAATTAATAATTATTATGAAGATAATTTATATATCAGATTCTCTGGAAAACCTTTAGCAGAAGTAAGAAATGAAGTAATAACTGATTTAAAACAAACTAAAGGAATAGAAGAATATGTTCTTCTTCTTAATAAAGCTAGAAAAGATATGAAGCTGGAAAATGTTTCACAAGAATACAAAGCATATGTAGAAAGAAGTGAGATGGAAGAGGATGGATTTGCAGTGTCTAATATAGAAATGGCAAAAAGAACTCTCAATAATCTTTTTATTACTAATGGAGACAGAGAAAAAGCCAGAGAATTATCTAAAGAATATTACAGAGCTCAAATAAAATTAGCTAAGATAGCTATTGAAAGAGGAATAAAGGTAGATGAAACACTTCCTCTTGATTATAAATTTGAAGAGTATAAAAAAGGACTTTTTGAAAATATAAAAAATTCATTGAATCCTACTGAGGTTCAATTAAAAGAATATTTTGAAAAAAATAAGCTTGTATATGATACTTTTCCAAGCTCTGATGCATACATAGCTATTTTAAAAGTTGATCCTTCAGCAGAAGATAAAGCAGCAGCAAAAATAAAAGCAGAAGAATTACTGAAAACTCTTACTCCTGAAAATTTTGCTGAGATGGCTAAAAAGAATTCAAATGGACCAAGTTCACCAAATGGTGGAGATTTAGGATGGTTTTCTAAAAAAGATATGGTTGAACCTTTCCAAAAGGCTGTATTTGCAGGAGAAATTGGGAAAATATATCCTGAGCCTGTAGAAACTATTTTTGGACAGCATTTAATATATATAGAAGATAGAAAAGATGATGAGGAAAGAGCAAAAGCAAGTCATATACTTGTTGTTCCTAAAATATCAGAAGCAACTCTTGATGTTAAAAAAGCTGAAATAGAAGCAGTAAAAGAAAAGTTAGCAAATGGTACAGTGAACTTTGAAACTCTTTCTAAAGAAAATAAAGATGTTCTTCAAAGTAATTTATTCTCTAAAATAGATGATGCTGGATATATCCCTGGATTAGGATATAATGAATCACTTACAAAGTTAATATTTGATGCTCCTTTAAATAAAGTTCAAACAGCTCTTATTGAAGATAAGTTTTATATCTTCAAAAAAATAAATGAGGTTAAGTATAAATCAGCTGATTTCAATGAATTGAAAGATAGAGTTAAAGATGATTATCTGAATTCAAAAACTCAAGAAGAGCTTAAAAAGCTTATTTAG
- a CDS encoding Nif3-like dinuclear metal center hexameric protein, which produces MITKDIINFLEEKYPKSNAEDWDNVGLLVGNNKKEIKKVQLSIDATENAINYATDNDIDMIITHHPLIFKPLKSIVMSEVSGRKIIKLIENRINLYSMHTNLDSSKDGLNDYILELLEVKKYKIIDMNEKDETVGIGRIYSLEERVSISQYADFIKEKMKIKNVRIISSDIKSEVKKIALINGSGMSYWRKIKSLGADLFVTGDISYHDALDAKESGLHLIDIGHFESENCFSELLKRNLKEMGLEVEVFNDGPVFENY; this is translated from the coding sequence ATGATTACTAAAGATATAATCAATTTTTTGGAAGAAAAGTATCCTAAAAGCAATGCAGAAGACTGGGATAATGTAGGACTGCTGGTAGGAAATAATAAGAAAGAGATAAAGAAAGTACAGCTATCCATAGATGCTACAGAAAATGCAATAAATTATGCAACTGATAATGATATAGATATGATAATAACTCATCATCCTCTTATATTTAAGCCATTAAAGTCTATTGTCATGTCTGAAGTTTCAGGAAGAAAAATTATTAAGCTTATAGAAAATAGAATAAATTTATATTCTATGCATACTAATCTTGATTCTTCAAAAGATGGGTTAAATGATTATATTCTTGAACTGTTGGAAGTGAAGAAATATAAGATAATAGATATGAATGAAAAAGATGAAACAGTTGGAATTGGAAGAATATATTCTCTGGAAGAAAGAGTAAGTATTTCTCAATATGCTGATTTTATAAAAGAAAAAATGAAAATAAAAAATGTAAGAATAATAAGTAGTGATATAAAGTCAGAAGTTAAAAAAATAGCCTTGATCAATGGTTCAGGAATGAGTTATTGGAGAAAGATTAAATCTCTTGGAGCAGATCTTTTTGTAACAGGGGATATAAGCTATCATGATGCTTTAGATGCTAAAGAAAGTGGACTGCATTTGATCGATATAGGACACTTTGAAAGTGAGAATTGTTTTTCAGAACTTTTGAAAAGGAATTTAAAAGAGATGGGATTAGAAGTGGAAGTGTTTAATGATGGTCCTGTTTTTGAAAATTATTAA
- a CDS encoding TPM domain-containing protein: MKKTFFIIGLLAVFNVSFAKLNDNLKIFSQDEKIKVESKITELEDKRKLHIYVNTLPTDEGFSVEDPEKIIILNIKKDDSGKGKIELSFSKDINVEECQDGINLVLENAENTLSKGEAGNYAIEVLDGIDGVLDKVNVEEPIVIEEEIVDSEKNTFFIGMGIAFFIIFAIILRVLFVKKKRENQKEKSE, encoded by the coding sequence GTGAAAAAGACTTTTTTTATAATAGGACTATTAGCAGTATTCAACGTTTCTTTTGCTAAGTTAAACGACAATTTAAAGATTTTTTCTCAAGATGAAAAAATAAAAGTAGAAAGTAAAATAACTGAATTGGAAGATAAAAGAAAACTTCACATATATGTGAATACTCTTCCAACTGATGAAGGGTTTAGTGTGGAAGATCCAGAAAAGATTATTATATTAAATATAAAAAAAGATGATTCTGGAAAAGGAAAGATTGAATTAAGTTTTTCAAAAGATATAAATGTAGAAGAATGCCAGGATGGAATAAATCTTGTTCTAGAAAATGCTGAGAACACCTTATCAAAGGGTGAAGCTGGAAATTATGCTATAGAGGTTTTAGATGGAATAGATGGAGTTTTAGATAAAGTTAATGTAGAAGAACCAATAGTTATAGAGGAAGAAATAGTTGATAGTGAAAAAAATACATTTTTTATAGGAATGGGTATTGCATTTTTTATAATATTTGCTATTATATTAAGAGTGCTTTTTGTAAAGAAGAAAAGAGAAAATCAAAAAGAAAAATCAGAATAG
- the rpoD gene encoding RNA polymerase sigma factor RpoD, translating into MREFIKNEKVLSLVRKAMENKFITYEEINEELKSDFPVEKIEQLITGMMEQGIEIVRQEDLEKEKKLMASLKKGKDKEEEPISKTQDKEEFPDEDEIDDLLDDRVEDIDDFEHFNPEELEEINEDELVSDDLFNLSGDMKVDEPIKMYLREIGQIPLLSHDEELEYAKRALEGDDWASKQLIEANLRLVVSIAKKHTNRGLKLLDLIQEGNIGLMKAVEKFEYSKGYKFSTYATWWIRQAITRAIADQGRTIRIPVHMIETINKIKKEARIYLQETGKDATPEVLGERLGMEVDKVKAIQEMNQDPISLETPVGSEEDSELGNFVEDHKMLNPYELTNRSLLREQLNGVLNTLSSREERVLRYRYGLDDGSPKTLEEVGKIFKVTRERIRQIEVKALRKLRHPSRRKKLEDFKV; encoded by the coding sequence ATGAGAGAGTTTATAAAAAATGAGAAGGTTCTTTCTTTAGTCAGAAAAGCGATGGAAAATAAGTTTATAACTTATGAAGAGATAAATGAGGAATTAAAAAGTGATTTTCCAGTAGAAAAAATCGAACAGCTGATAACAGGAATGATGGAACAAGGGATCGAAATTGTAAGGCAGGAAGATCTGGAAAAAGAAAAGAAACTTATGGCATCTTTGAAAAAAGGTAAGGATAAAGAAGAAGAACCTATTTCAAAAACTCAAGATAAAGAAGAGTTTCCTGATGAAGACGAAATAGATGACCTTTTAGATGACAGGGTAGAGGACATAGATGACTTTGAACATTTCAATCCAGAAGAATTGGAAGAGATAAATGAAGATGAACTTGTAAGTGATGATTTGTTTAATCTTTCAGGTGATATGAAAGTGGATGAGCCTATTAAAATGTATCTTCGTGAAATAGGGCAGATACCATTGCTTAGCCATGATGAGGAACTGGAATATGCTAAGAGAGCATTGGAAGGGGATGATTGGGCAAGTAAACAGCTTATAGAGGCTAACCTTAGACTAGTTGTAAGTATAGCTAAAAAACATACTAACAGAGGACTTAAACTTCTTGATCTTATTCAAGAGGGAAATATTGGTCTGATGAAAGCAGTTGAAAAATTTGAGTACAGTAAAGGATATAAATTTTCTACATATGCTACTTGGTGGATAAGACAAGCTATAACAAGAGCTATTGCTGACCAAGGCAGAACAATAAGAATACCAGTACACATGATAGAAACTATTAATAAAATAAAGAAAGAAGCAAGAATTTATCTACAGGAAACAGGTAAAGATGCTACTCCTGAAGTTTTAGGTGAAAGACTGGGAATGGAAGTAGATAAAGTAAAAGCTATTCAGGAAATGAATCAGGATCCTATCTCTCTTGAAACTCCAGTAGGAAGTGAAGAAGATAGTGAATTAGGGAATTTTGTTGAAGATCATAAAATGCTTAATCCGTATGAACTTACAAATAGATCTCTTCTTAGAGAGCAGCTTAATGGAGTGTTGAATACACTTAGCAGCAGAGAAGAGAGAGTATTGAGATATAGATATGGTTTGGATGATGGATCACCTAAGACTCTGGAAGAAGTGGGAAAAATATTTAAGGTAACAAGAGAAAGAATAAGACAGATAGAAGTCAAAGCTTTGAGAAAACTTAGACATCCAAGCAGAAGAAAAAAACTGGAAGACTTTAAAGTGTAA